The region CATTTAAGTTTCGACTCCTGTTCAGTCATTGTTCTTAGGTAGGGACTGAATTAAGCTTCATGGTCTCGGCAATCGCCATCATCATTTGACACGTCAAGGATTAAAATGAGTAACAATAAGGAAATTTCAGTTGTGTTCTGACAAACATCAGCCTTGCGTTTGCTGTTTGCCCTTAAAGGCAAAGTGCAATCTCCTTTACACATCTTTTACGTGATCTACGACGAATTCGAAACTAACTGCTCGACGTTGGTAGACCTGTGTGTAACCCTTGATGTCTTCGGCTCGCCTCCTTGATGGTCGACTGATTATCAACTGTTTCTGTTCCTTCAATTTCACTTACTTCTATCACATATTCTGGTGCTTGCTTTAAAAACGAAGCATACAACGCATTGTATTTTCACcagagttaaggacggtgcctgctataGTTAtttcgcatacgttctgtgcgtctcgagatactcgggtttcctttgggtagtgcttactaatacaatgatatttttgcgcgttttAAAACAATGTGGAGAAGCAGAACTTAGCACTGAAGTGCTCTTCgcatccgaaaagaaaattggaggtaaccataCATTTTCAGAGAAAATGAGCTTCAGTTTTGAAACgagcgccatacattgctttgtattttaaagctctttaaaaatattggatttcaataacacttgttgagatatGCTTTTCCCtcataaaccgcgcaaaaatacctttgaattagtaggcaccgtcttaaAACGCGCACTAACTTCTCGGTGAGACGGATCGACTGTCGTTTGGACGGGTCGTCACTGCCATGATCGAAATCGTCACAATCTGACATGATATACATGGCGTCGTCTTAGTAATTGCTTTCTGGCAACGATACTTCCGGTTAGTGAAGTTTACTTCCGTTGTAAGAAAGCAATTGACAACCCGATTCAGTTCGTGTATAATTGGACATGTGTGAAATAATACTTCTTAAAAAGAGCGATTGACTTCCTTTCATTTCACTGTCGCTCCTAAAACACTCAAGTTTTTTTCATTATCCAAAACCTCACCGCTCTCCCCTAGCTTCCTCGGGATGGAACACCAGAGGGAAGAAAACACATCTTTGAGAGCTTCTCTTGCGGGTTTTGCTGGTCTTGTGCGTGCCCTGAATCCTACGAAAACTGCTCCAACGCATACGTCCTCAGCCTTCTCTCTATCCTAACGTTATGATCAAATCACTCACTATCTTTGTAGCCAGTATGTTGTGTTAGCCTTCTTCACAACTTGAAATGCTAGACAAATTATTTACAACTATCGTCAGTCACACACTTCAATGTGACATTTTATTTCTGGCAAGTACCAAAAACCAACGAGAAAATTTTTTACTTCGATTGTCATGTAATTCTTTTTGCTAACATATGCAAAAAAATAGTTACAAGAACAGCTTTACAAAAAGCATTAGGATAAAAGGGCGATTAAACCTAAACTAATCTATTGAGCTACTCTATATAGCAATGGGTTTCCATACAACTGTTTCATGTTGTGAAAAACTCATTGTTCTgtgaaattataattttttcctCTTCCTCGGTTCTTGACAAAACCCTTTACTTTTGTGGCACTTTTCGCATTGCACAGTGTAATTCGGTCCCCTTATGCTGTTCCTATGACGGGCGAATATCTGCTACCACTTTCTGGACGGTATGGTAAGAAGAGCTAGGTTAAAACCTTAGTCCTGTTGAAGACTTTGATCCAGGCTTACTGTTCGTGAATAGTTGACTGGTGCTGACCAAAGCGCCCACGGTCTGTCGGAGCCAATGCTCGTCACCAGACCTCCTCGCTGCACCGTAAAAAAGTTCGCTACCACGAATACCCTGGATTCATTGGGAATGAGGTTCATTAATGCTGACGTCAGAAGCTGACAGTGGTAGACTCTTAAGTAAAGCAAGGAAGGACAACTAGCTACAAATCTTCCAAGCGCCGTGTTTGTAACTTCGCTGCTGTAACTAAGGTCTAATACTTGAAGCGATGACGATTTCTTGGTCATTGCATTGAGAACTCCATCCGTGATTGCGTGACCATACCTGGAAGAAAGATTGGTTTTGATAGGAGTTTACTTTGCGATTGCCTCGGGTTCGCCTTAGATCCTTTATTAACTGCCTAGAAAACGTGCCCCTCTCACTGGCGACCAATCTGCTGCATAAATGGTCCAGTCCTACTCCTCCCTCTGTCACGCAACACTTGTGACGCGGCGTAGCGGTGACTAAACGAGAGCTGGACGGAAATAAACCTAAACCAATTTTGTCAAACTTACAAACTCCCACGTAACTGAGGTGCATTAGGTAGAGGAGTTTTGTTTTACAATTTGCCTCGAAAGATTTGGCAGTTCTTATCTCAGCTTCGACAGACTCTCAAGAGAGTGACCGGAGTAATAGCGTAATTGGAATTACGCCAACTCAGTTTTCAActctgagaaagaaaaacaatgcgtGTATTTTCCCGCGGTTTGGCCTCAAGTTGTAAGTGGCTCTTCTCGCTGTGCGTGGATTGCGATTGGACAGAGCAATTTGATCACGGTTTTGAGTTTGCTTTCAACATCATCATTTGCTTTTCCCTCCGTAGTTAATGAAAAATGACAAAACTGAAGAAAGTTAGCGTGAATATTTCTGCTGTTAGTAGACGtctgatttttttcttcaattttaaCAATCTGCCCTATTCATTAATGAGAATCGAAAGAGCCTTTGACAGATGGACTGATTACTTGCTTGGCTTATTAACATACCCGCAACAACACAGGCGCAAGTAACGAAGAAAGCGACATTTTGGTAGCATGGCCTGTAAACCATCCTGAGTAAGGTGTCGACACCACGATAAGTCCACTTCGGTAACAGCTGACCTCTCCCAGCGCACTGCTCTTACAGCATCATCGGTAACGCTAGTGCCGTCCAGTACCAGCGACGTCAGTGACGAACAGTTATCGATTAACGCTGGAAGACTTTCGCCTTCGATGTTGTTACATCTCCGAAGACAAAGAGACTTGAGATTCCTAAAATTGATGGAATTTGTCAAATCGCAGTCGAGGCAGTTTTTCGACAAATTACCTGTTTTCGATTAGATAAACTATTGATGTACGGAATAACGCGTGAACTCCATACTGCGAAATCTCCACCATTAATTTCATTCGTGATTAGAATTTCCTTACGCTTAGCAAAACCTGCCGACGCTTAGTCAGTTCGTTTAATCTAATCCCCAAACACTTGGGGTAAGGGCACTTGGATATCCGACAGATTCACTGAAAACCCTTTAAAATGGCCCATTCCGTTGCGTCCAAAAACCCCTAATGAAGCAAGGAGCTGAAAATTTCctattttaaaagtttttttcattttttttttggtcagagTTGCTCAGCACAATACTAAGAGCTAAGTGTTTTGAAATGGGGTTATGCTCGGAAAGGTTTCTTGCTGAAATGGACTTGTATTTTGGCAGTTTTTATACCTTTATCTTGATGTGGTTTTGTTTACGAGTGTGGTTTTAAGACCGCGTAAGTCACTCTTGTTAGCCTGCATATTTGACCTTTTTGCTGGGAAGCGCGGGCGAACTGGAAAAGACTGTCCCTCCCCATCCCATCCTTTGCACAAAAGTAAGTGAAGTGATTTGAGCCAAGAAAAAAATCTTTACCTGCAGTTCTCTGCTATGTAACGCACTATTTGGTCAGTAAGCAACGAACAGTAGCTAAACTCCAGTATTCGCACCGTCTGTAGTGAAGCGAAAACTCGGTGCAACTCCTGTATTGATGGAAGGCTTTCAAAGAACGGATCACTGAGTCCAAGACATTGCGAAGTGTGGAAACAGTGCGAGATAACTCTAAATGCGCTTGGGTGACCAGAGCTATGCCGTATGTCTAACTTTGTGAGGTTTTCAGGAAATGATTCTGGCTGAAATAGAGACAAAGTAATTTACTGAacatgtatcaagaaaatcgcCGCCGCCATGCTGGTGTTCCTGTGAAGTGTGTGTCAAGATTTacctttgctgacgtcattgttcagGTTTTGTTTCCATAACATACGAAAGCCCcatgttttttacaaattgacttcaaaaggtaattAGCCctcaaaaactaataaattcttgggtggcaaaggaACTAATGAATATGATCTCAtactttctttgtaaaatttcgaatcttcaaagcatcattgctcagaggtGATTTGGTACatcgggttcaaattttcagcgatttttcagattttcattATGCAAATCACTTTCGATACTCAATActttattctcggctgactgATCAGAAAACGATAGCCCTTCGCAAATGAGGCAGAAAATGTAAATACTGAAAGACTGTTATTGCTTATCTTTCATTTTTCTCTTAGAGGAACGTGCGTGCGTATTTGCAGCAGTcgaacttttccgatttcttgtTCGGATTCACCACTACTGAGCCTTTGGAGACTCGTAATAGCTAGGCCATTAAACAAGATTCAGGAAACAATGGTCACCCTATATTGTTTGATTAAAACTGAATCCTAAACGCGTTTGAGTTTTGTAACGGCAAATCTGTGAATTGTGCCTTAACTCTGGTACGTCAATCAACCAATCGGATGTTGAACGAATGACGCAAAACGTGGAAAAACACATCTCAAGTAGCCTTGATGTTACTCCTAATTCGGTGGTCGAGAAAAAGGCGGGAGAAGTTTTGACCAATCCCAAACAGGATATAGCATAGTAACAGGAATAGTATATAAACTTGTATAGGGTAGTAGGATGGTATAGAATAGTATACAAACAGTATAGTAACAGGTACAAAACCTTTGTACACTGACGAACATAGCTATACTCGCCTTGTCCATGAAGTCTTCTACAAATGTTGC is a window of Montipora foliosa isolate CH-2021 chromosome 5, ASM3666993v2, whole genome shotgun sequence DNA encoding:
- the LOC138003257 gene encoding F-box/LRR-repeat protein 20-like, coding for MNIKEFPDTLTLFIFSFLSETDLCRVAQTCKSWRLIAYDSSLWKSVNLKRFHKLNEICLMKVIRSRMVPLLYKLNLGGFTLSPRVFHVLVKHCPRLRVLCLESATFVEDFMDKPESFPENLTKLDIRHSSGHPSAFRVISHCFHTSQCLGLSDPFFESLPSIQELHRVFASLQTVRILEFSYCSLLTDQIVRYIAENCRNLKSLCLRRCNNIEGESLPALIDNCSSLTSLVLDGTSVTDDAVRAVRWERSAVTEVDLSWCRHLTQDGLQAMLPKCRFLRYLRLCCCGYGHAITDGVLNAMTKKSSSLQVLDLSYSSEVTNTALGRFVASCPSLLYLRVYHCQLLTSALMNLIPNESRVFVVANFFTVQRGGLVTSIGSDRPWALWSAPVNYSRTVSLDQSLQQD